In Drosophila simulans strain w501 chromosome 3R, Prin_Dsim_3.1, whole genome shotgun sequence, a single window of DNA contains:
- the LOC6728097 gene encoding stAR-related lipid transfer protein 13 isoform X3: MQRRMSITIREYKFFRSFSQKFENWPKRKAEALWRKMRERKIAEIEAVEACKWLRAAGFPQYAQMYEDHQFPIDLNNVAKDHTNLENDQLQSLYRRLCVLNRCATMRLDQSHKPQTPQQKEESDDENFALSEHWTFQPHIRRWSRIGEMGLELPPPGLLSLNVEKTESSSKESSPDRFEEDGAGITLVIPGCSKAGGIPNDGSSLGEGSDSGRLRRSGSERIKDQAKALLRRVESIKSRRRKRQNRENVVISGPTVLDLSQFGQRSSLRKPDAVYSTPPSPSALSPMHTFPKAPFFGNDLKVPSHSDNFLSPNRSSPKRTPTTPRSMRTSPLHFFSSPMSQLKEGKSDDSSSYYSDSQESSTGGKLSLRKPSKARRFLQRTGKVDDIGAHSDSECHQGRKLLIKDANSNTTEVKVKKLTRGGSLNLGKDPKKRDGFRSSSFRSRSTSRKEAKNDEDAAGATTNGGSKRQPVVRWHSFQMEERPNMIFRKCFSKKIEPLQEDAGGMPFAAMSAGQLQIIRKLALVTLTGHMERYCPSHRSGWNWELPKFIKKIKMPDYKDKKVFGVPLLMILQRSGQTLPLAVRAAFRWLQLNALDQVGIFRKSGGKSRIMKLREQIEVTDSTAECMDVFDLQQAYDVADMLKQYFRELPESLLTTKMSETFVAIFQHLPAEVRLDAVQCAVLLLPDENREILYVLLEFLTIVAANSQQNQMTSNNLGVCLAQSIFHSSISTGSASVSASPRRKGKGSGMPDMKELAEAKASHECLSFMIEHYKQIYTAAKEKLSKCNFSYMEESKPLPLEALGEGMQFHNWRGYLYECTSATIKEGREKTRGWFSINSLNDSSVDIAYKKVGDGHPLRLWRCSTEIEGPPKEVLEFVIKQRASWDTNLLQCQTVKKLDDRTEIYQYALDGQLATDFCVLRSWQTDLPRGACVIVETSIDHAKAKPLFGAVRGVVLASRYLIEPCGSGRSRVMHLARVDVKGKTPEWYNKNYGHICSHYLSRIRLAFKHVADGPESKV; this comes from the exons ATGCAACGTCGCATGTCCATCACCATACGCGAGTACAAGTTCTTCAGGAGCTTCTCGCAGAAGTTCGAGAACTGGCCAAAACGCAAAGCCGAGGCGTTATGGCGGAAAATGCGCGAACGCAAGATTGCAG AAATCGAAGCTGTGGAGGCTTGCAAATGGCTgcgagctgcaggttttcCGCAATATGCACAGATGTACGAAG ATCATCAGTTCCCGATCGATCTGAACAATGTAGCCAAAGATCACACCAATCTAGAGAACGATCAGCTGCAGTCCCTCTACCGCCGGCTCTGCGTCCTCAATCGTTGTGCCACCATGCGGCTGGACCAATCGCACAAACCGCAAACACCACAG CAAAAGGAGGAATCGGATGACGAGAACTTCGCTTTGAGCGAGCACTGGACATTCCAACCGCACATTCGCCGCTGGTCGCGGATTGGGGAGATGGGCCTGGAACTGCCGCCCCCGGGACTTTTGAGCCTGAACGTGGAGAAGACGGAGAGTTCGTCGAAGGAGTCGAGTCCGGATCGCTTCGAAGAAGATGGTGCTGGCATCACACTAGTGATACCGGGCTGCAGCAAGGCCGGTGGAATACCCAACGATGGATCTTCGTTGGGCGAGGGATCCGATAGCGGTCGCTTGAGGAGAAGTGGCAGCGAAAGGATCAAGGATCAGGCCAAGGCCTTGTTGAGAAGAGTGGAGTCCATCAAGTCGCGACGTCGCAAGCGACAGAATCGCGAAAATGTGGTCATCAGTGGGCCGACAGTACTGGACCTCTCGCAGTTTGGCCAGAGGAGCAGTTTGCGCAAACCGGATGCCGTATATTCCACCCCGCCCTCACCATCGGCCCTCAGCCCCATGCACACATTCCCCAAGGCGCCGTTCTTCGGCAACGACCTTAAAGTGCCCAGTCACAGCGATAATTTCCTGAGTCCCAATCGCTCCAGTCCCAAGAGAACGCCCACTACTCCGCGTTCGATGAGGACCAGTCCGTTACACTTCTTCTCCAGTCCCATGTCGCAACTGAAGGAGGGCAAGTCCGATGATTCGTCGTCGTACTACAGTGACAGTCAGGAATCGTCCACGGGTGGCAAGTTATCCCTGCGAAAACCCTCAAAGGCTCGAAGATTCCTGCAGCGCACGGGAAAAGTCGATGATATTGGCGCCCATTCAGATTCCGAGTGTCATCAGGGACGCAAGCTCCTTATAAAGGATGCCAACTCCAATACCACAGAGGTTAAGGTGAAGAAACTGACCCGCGGAGGATCACTGAACCTGGGCAAGGATCCCAAGAAACGGGATGGTTTCCGATCGTCATCCTTCCGATCACGCAGCACCTCACGCAAGGAGGCCAAGAATGATGAGGATGCGGCTGGTGCAACCACAAATGGTGGATCGAAGCGACAGCCCGTGGTTCGCTGGCATAGTTTCCAGATGGAGGAGCGCCCCAATATGATATTCCGCAAATGTTTCTCCAAGAAAATCGAGCCTCTGCAGGAAGACGCTGGAGGAATGCCCTTTGCCGCCATGTCGGCGGGTCAGCTGCAAATAATCCGCAAGCTGGCACTGGTCACTCTTACCGGCCACATGGAGCGATACTGTCCATCTCATCGCTCGGGCTGGAACTGGGAATTGCCCAAGTTCATCAAGAAGATAAAGATGCCGGACTACAAGGACAAGAAAGTATTCGGAGTGCCGCTACTAATGATTCTCCAGCGAAGTGGACAGACCCTTCCATTGGCTGTGCGTGCTGCATTCCGCTGGCTCCAGCTAAACGCCCTCGATCAGGTGGGAATTTTCCGGAAAAGCGGTGGAAAGTCGCGTATCATGAAGCTGCGCGAGCAAATCGAAGTCACCGATTCCACTGCCGAGTGCATGGATGTCTTTGATCTGCAACAGGCCTACGATGTGGCCGATATGCTGAAACAGTATTTCCGCGAGCTGCCCGAATCTCTGCTGACCACCAAGATGTCTGAGACCTTCGTGGCCATCTTTCAAC ATCTCCCGGCTGAAGTGCGACTAGATGCAGTGCAATGTGCTGTGCTCCTGCTGCCCGATGAAAACCGTGAAATCCTGTACGTACTGCTCGAGTTCCTGACCATTGTGGCTGCCAACTCGCAACAGAACCAGATGACCAGCAACAATCTGGGCGTGTGCCTGGCCCAATCCATTTTCCACTCGTCCATTTCGACGGGTTCCGCTTCCGTATCCGCCTCGCCACGTCGCAAAGGCAAGGGATCCGGAATGCCGGACATGAAGGAGCTGGCGGAGGCGAAGGCATCCCACGAGTGCCTGTCCTTTATGATCGAGCACTACAAGCAGATCTACACGGCGGCCAAGGAAAAGCTGAGCAAGTGCAACTTCAGCTACATGGAGGAGTCGAAGCCACTTCCTTTGGAGGCGCTGGGCGAGGGTATGCAGTTCCACAACTGGCGGGGATACCTGTACGAGTGCACCAGTGCCACCATCAAGGAGGGTCGCGAAAA AACCCGCGGCTGGTTTAGCATTAATTCCCTGAACGACAGCAGTGTGGACATTGCCTACAAAAAGGTGGGCGATGGTCATCCGCTGAGACTGTGGCGCTGCTCCACGGAGATCGAGGGACCGCCAAAGGAGGTCCTCGAGTTTGTGATCAAACAGCGAGCATCCTGGGACACGAACTTGCTGCAATGTCAGACGGTTAAGAAGCTGGACGATCGCACAGAGATCTACCAGTACGCGCTGGATGGCCAACTGGCCACGGACTTCTGTGTGTTGCG TTCCTGGCAAACAGATTTGCCGCGCGGTGCCTGCGTCATAGTGGAGACCTCGATCGACCATGCCAAGGCGAAGCCCCTTTTCGGGGCGGTAAGGGGCGTGGTCCTTGCCTCGCGTTATCTCATTGAGCCCTGTGGCAGCGGCAGATCAAGGGTTATGCATTTGGCTAGAGTGGATGTCAA gGGCAAGACACCGGAGTGGTACAACAAGAACTATGGACACATATGCTCGCACTATTTGTCGCGCATTCGTCTAGCCTTCAAACACGTGGCCGATGGACCCGAAAGCAAGGtttaa